The Coregonus clupeaformis isolate EN_2021a chromosome 20, ASM2061545v1, whole genome shotgun sequence genome contains a region encoding:
- the LOC121554870 gene encoding piggyBac transposable element-derived protein 4-like, with translation MRRTLHVEQAVDLLFQMSDEETLESSSSDNESGQDDFEDPDFVAENVSDDDDDEQPGPSTAPTPTTSRRRPSQRGRGRKDQAKTRSRSPAQSAAQPEQSSEPWKTETDPDTAPQASRFMPRRPPGAQVDLHSGHTPKDLFLLYFAADTMRTICRNTNKQAARNQQKGSKYQWTDVDVEELHRFLGLLIYTSLVTLPSIQDYWKQSHILSVSLPAKVMPRDRFRSISWNIHLSDPEEDVINDQRNQHDKLFRVKPLMDDIRTACQAHYHPKKELSVDERMVATKAKTGMTQYMKDKPNKWGIKLFVLAESNNGYTLNFNVYVGKAHTPSVHGLSYDAVMDLIQPSHLGTGYHIYMDNFYTSPKLFLSLGSMKFGACGTYRSNRKGCPSGRENALTSKSKRGSVRWIREDRLVFVKWMDTREVSVCSTIHPAFSGETIKRKVKEGPGRWVAKDIPCPTPIMAYNKYMGGVDLSDQLLHATQQVTPMTHKNFVAELVAQLCGVTQTGVPLQKSTSHVSVAIANVAEAKDKATAGRRVCQRCKQVDKKRFVTPWKCKACDVALCVIVDRNCFEEWHK, from the exons CCAAATGAGCGATGAAGAAACTTTGGAAAGTTCGTCGTCAGACAATGAGAGTGGCCAGGATGACTTCGAGGACCCTGATTTTGTTGCTGAAAACGTGAG tgacgacgacgacgacgagcaGCCTGGGCCATCAACAGCCCCCACCCCCACAACAAGCCGACGGAGGCCATCACAGAGGGGGCGTGGAAGGAAGGATCAGGCCAAGACCAGGTCAAGATCTCCAGCCCAGTCAGCAGCACAGCCAGAACAGAGCTCTGAGCCATGGAAAACAGAGACTGATCCTGACACTGCCCCACAAGCCAGTAGGTTCATGCCCCGCAGACCACCAGGAGCCCAGGTGGATTTGCATTCAGGGCACACACCAAAGGACCTCTTCCTGCTCTACTTCGCCGCAGATACAATGAGGACAATCTGCAGAAACACCAACAAACAGGCAGCAAGAAATCAGCAGAAGGGGAGCAAATATCAGTGGACTGACGTTGATGTGGAGGAACTGCACAGATTTCTGGGTCTCCTCATCTACACCTCATTGGTGACTCTGCCTAGTATCCAGGACTACTGGAAACAAAGCCACATATTGTCTGTTTCATTGCCAGCGAAGGTCATGCCAAGAGACAGATTCCGGTCCATCTCATGGAACATCCACCTAAGTGATCCAGAGGAGGATGTCATAAATGACCAGCGCAACCAGCATGACAAACTGTTCAGGGTCAAACCTCTGATGGACGACATTCGCACTGCCTGCCAGGCTCATTACCATCCTAAGAAGGAACTGTCAGTCGACGAGAGGATGGTGGCTACAAAAGCCAAAACTGGCATGACCCAGTACATGAAGGACAAGCCTAACAAATGGGGGATCAAGCTCTTTGTGTTGGCAGAGTCTAACAATGGCTACACTCTAAACTTCAACGTGTATGTTGGGAAAGCACACACACCCAGCGTGCATGGACTTTCATATGATGCTGTTATGGACCTCATTCAGCCATCACATCTTGGTACAGGATACCATATTTATATGGACAATTTCTACACCAGCCCAAAACTGTTCCTGAGTTTGGGAAGTATGAAGTTTGGAGCCTGTGGGACCTACAGAAGCAACAGAAAAGGGTGTCCTAGTGGCAGAGAAAATGCCCTCACCAGCAAATCGAAGAGGGGGTCTGTGAGATGGATCAGAGAGGATCGCCTGGTCTTTGTGAAGTGGATGGATACGCGGGAGGTGTCGGTGTGCTCCACAATCCACCCAGCGTTTTCGGGCGAGACAATCAAGAGGAAGGTGAAGGAAGGACCTGGACGCTGGGTAGCAAAAGACATTCCCTGCCCTACCCCCATCATGGCCTACAATAAGTACATGGGAGGGGTTGACCTGTCAGACCAGCTTCTCCA TGCGACCCAACAGGTCACACCCATGACGCACAAGAACTTTGTGGCAGAACTTGTGGCCCAGCTGTGCGGAGTGACCCAGACAGGGGTTCCACTTCAAAAAAGCACCAGCCATGTTTCTGTGGCCATTGCCAATGTTGCAGAGGCCAAAGACAAAGCCACAGCAGGCCGCAGGGTTTGTCAACGCTGTAAACAAGTTGACAAGAAGAGGTTTGTCACACCATGGAAGTGCAAGGCCTGTGATGTGGCTCTCTGTGTCATTGTGGACAGGAACTGTTTTGAAGAGTGGCACAAATAG